In the Streptomyces fradiae ATCC 10745 = DSM 40063 genome, one interval contains:
- a CDS encoding NTP transferase domain-containing protein: MTRFDAVVLAGGAARRLGGADKPGLSVGGRTLLDRVLHACRDAGRAVVVGGRRPTARPVVWAREEPPGGGPVAALDAGVRHVEADTVVVLGGDLPFLDRAAVRRLVDTLGSSSAEAALAVDADGREQPLVAAYRTEPLRREIALLAAEHGPLSGLPLRLLTRELDLARVHAQPLASFDCDTWDDLAAARARIREHGTVLDEWITAVKAELGIELDVDTSLLLDLARDAAHGVARPAAPLTTFLVGYAAAKAEGDGPQAVAEASRKAAALADRWAREAGPE; this comes from the coding sequence GTGACCCGATTCGACGCCGTCGTGCTCGCAGGGGGCGCCGCGAGGCGCCTCGGCGGTGCGGACAAGCCCGGACTGAGCGTCGGCGGGCGGACCCTGCTCGACAGGGTGCTGCACGCCTGCCGCGATGCCGGACGCGCCGTGGTCGTCGGCGGCCGGCGGCCGACCGCCCGGCCCGTCGTCTGGGCGCGGGAGGAACCGCCCGGAGGCGGCCCCGTCGCCGCGCTGGACGCCGGGGTGCGGCACGTCGAGGCCGACACGGTCGTCGTCCTCGGCGGCGACCTGCCGTTCCTGGACCGCGCCGCCGTGCGCCGGCTCGTCGACACGCTCGGCTCGTCGTCCGCCGAGGCGGCGCTGGCCGTCGACGCGGACGGCCGCGAGCAGCCGCTCGTCGCCGCGTACCGCACGGAGCCGCTGCGCCGCGAGATCGCCCTCCTGGCCGCCGAGCACGGCCCGCTCTCCGGGTTGCCCCTGCGTCTGCTGACGCGGGAACTGGACCTCGCCCGGGTCCACGCCCAGCCGCTCGCCTCCTTCGACTGCGACACCTGGGACGACCTCGCCGCGGCCCGGGCCCGCATCAGGGAGCATGGGACCGTGCTGGACGAATGGATCACCGCTGTGAAGGCCGAACTGGGCATCGAACTCGACGTCGACACGTCGCTGCTGCTCGACCTCGCCCGCGACGCCGCGCACGGCGTCGCCCGCCCCGCCGCGCCGCTCACCACGTTCCTCGTGGGATACGCGGCGGCCAAGGCGGAGGGCGACGGCCCGCAGGCCGTGGCCGAGGCGAGCCGCAAGGCGGCGGCGCTCGCCGACCGCTGGGCGCGCGAGGCCGGGCCGGAATGA
- a CDS encoding TetR/AcrR family transcriptional regulator — MTTARRDTYTPETLLSVAVRVFNERGYDGTSMEHLSKAAGISKSSIYHHVAGKEELLRRAVSRALDGLFAVLDEPPAGRGRAVERVEYVTRRTVEVLVDELPYVTLLLRVRGNTRTERWALERRREFDHRVAELMKAAAADGDLRSDVDIKIATRLLFGMVNSLVEWYRPQPGDDAGRRQVADTVVRLAFDGLRTGH; from the coding sequence ATGACCACCGCCAGGCGTGACACGTACACGCCGGAGACGCTGCTCTCCGTCGCCGTCCGGGTCTTCAACGAGCGCGGCTACGACGGCACGTCCATGGAGCACCTCTCCAAGGCCGCCGGGATCTCCAAGTCCTCGATCTACCACCACGTGGCGGGCAAGGAGGAGCTGCTGCGGCGGGCCGTGAGCCGGGCCCTGGACGGGCTGTTCGCCGTCCTGGACGAGCCGCCCGCCGGGCGGGGCAGGGCGGTCGAGCGCGTCGAGTACGTCACGCGCCGCACGGTCGAGGTGCTGGTGGACGAACTGCCGTACGTGACGCTGCTGCTGAGGGTGCGCGGCAACACCCGGACGGAGCGGTGGGCGCTGGAGCGGCGCCGCGAGTTCGACCACCGGGTCGCCGAGCTGATGAAGGCCGCGGCGGCCGACGGGGACCTGCGCTCCGACGTGGACATAAAGATCGCCACCAGGCTGCTGTTCGGCATGGTCAACTCGCTGGTCGAGTGGTACCGGCCGCAGCCCGGCGACGACGCCGGCCGCCGGCAGGTGGCGGACACGGTGGTACGCCTGGCCTTCGACGGACTCCGCACCGGCCACTGA
- the paaN gene encoding phenylacetic acid degradation protein PaaN yields MAAAQLTPAHLSERHRPTLDQALEAIRTRAYWSPHPEHPKAYGENGSLSAAEGLAAHQAVLGSRFELDQPGTDGWTGGEVSPYGPALGVEYPHADMDVLLPAMRAAMGAWREAGAETRALVCLEVLARVSARTHEFAHAVMHTSGQAFMMAFQAGGPHAQDRGLEAVAYAYAEQTRTPRDAEWSKPQGKRDPLELRKTFTPVGRGIALMIGCNTFPTWNGYPGLFASLATGNAVLVKPHPRAVLPLALTVRIAREVLAEAGFDPNLVALAAERPGEGIAKSLAVRPEVRIIDYTGSTEFGDWLETHARQAQVYTEKAGVNTVVVDSTDDYKGMLANLAFSLSLYSGQMCTTPQNLLIPRDGIATDAGHRSYDEVVSDLAAAVDGLLGDDARANGLLGALVNADVKARLEAAAGLGEVALASREVANPDFPDAVVRTPLMVKLDGAKPDDEAAYMAECFGPVSFAVAVDSTADALELLRRTVREKGAMTVGAYTTSPDVERAVEEVCLEESAQLSLNLTGGVYVNQTAAFSDFHGSGGNPAANAALCDGAFVANRFRVVEVRRPA; encoded by the coding sequence ATGGCCGCCGCGCAGCTGACCCCCGCCCACCTGTCCGAGAGGCACCGGCCCACGCTCGACCAGGCGCTGGAGGCGATCCGTACGCGCGCCTACTGGTCGCCGCACCCGGAGCACCCGAAGGCGTACGGGGAGAACGGCTCGCTGAGCGCCGCCGAGGGCCTGGCGGCCCACCAGGCGGTCCTGGGCTCACGCTTCGAGCTGGACCAGCCCGGCACGGACGGCTGGACGGGCGGCGAGGTCTCCCCGTACGGCCCGGCGCTCGGCGTCGAGTACCCGCACGCGGACATGGACGTGCTCCTGCCGGCGATGCGTGCCGCGATGGGCGCCTGGCGCGAGGCGGGCGCGGAGACGCGCGCGCTGGTCTGCCTGGAGGTCCTGGCCCGCGTCAGCGCCCGTACGCACGAGTTCGCCCACGCGGTGATGCACACCAGCGGACAGGCGTTCATGATGGCCTTCCAGGCGGGCGGCCCCCACGCGCAGGACCGGGGCCTGGAGGCGGTGGCGTACGCGTACGCGGAGCAGACGCGCACGCCGCGGGACGCCGAGTGGTCCAAGCCCCAGGGCAAGCGGGACCCGCTGGAGCTGCGCAAGACGTTCACCCCGGTCGGCCGCGGCATCGCCCTGATGATCGGCTGCAACACCTTCCCGACGTGGAACGGCTACCCGGGCCTGTTCGCCTCCCTGGCCACGGGCAACGCCGTCCTGGTCAAGCCCCACCCGCGCGCGGTCCTGCCGCTCGCCCTGACCGTCCGGATCGCGCGGGAGGTGCTGGCCGAGGCGGGCTTCGACCCGAACCTGGTGGCACTGGCCGCCGAGCGCCCCGGCGAGGGCATCGCCAAGTCGCTGGCCGTGCGCCCCGAGGTCCGGATCATCGACTACACGGGCTCCACCGAGTTCGGCGACTGGCTGGAGACCCACGCCCGGCAGGCCCAGGTCTACACGGAGAAGGCCGGCGTCAACACGGTCGTCGTGGACTCGACGGACGACTACAAGGGCATGCTGGCGAACCTCGCCTTCTCGCTGTCCCTCTACAGCGGCCAGATGTGCACCACCCCGCAGAACCTGCTGATCCCCCGCGACGGCATCGCCACGGACGCCGGCCACAGGTCGTACGACGAGGTGGTGAGCGATCTGGCCGCCGCCGTGGACGGCCTGCTCGGCGACGACGCCCGGGCGAACGGCCTGCTGGGCGCCCTGGTCAACGCGGACGTGAAGGCCCGCCTGGAGGCCGCGGCCGGACTGGGCGAGGTGGCCCTGGCGTCCCGCGAGGTCGCCAACCCTGACTTCCCGGACGCCGTGGTGCGCACGCCGCTGATGGTGAAGCTGGACGGCGCCAAGCCGGACGACGAGGCCGCGTACATGGCGGAGTGCTTCGGCCCCGTGTCCTTCGCCGTGGCCGTGGACTCCACCGCCGACGCGCTGGAGCTGCTGCGGCGCACGGTCCGTGAGAAGGGCGCGATGACCGTCGGCGCGTACACGACCTCGCCGGACGTGGAGCGCGCCGTCGAGGAGGTCTGCCTGGAGGAGTCGGCGCAGCTGTCGCTGAACCTGACGGGCGGCGTGTACGTCAACCAGACCGCCGCCTTCTCCGACTTCCACGGCTCGGGCGGCAACCCGGCCGCGAACGCCGCGCTGTGCGACGGCGCCTTCGTCGCCAACCGCTTCCGGGTGGTGGAGGTCCGCCGCCCGGCGTGA
- a CDS encoding dihydrolipoamide acetyltransferase family protein, with amino-acid sequence MARVLEFKLPDLGEGLTEAEIVRWLVSVGDVVAIDQPVVEVETAKAMVEVPCPYGGVVTARFGEEGEELPVGAPLLTVAVGAEEEAPAASGGAGAAAGPAAGGSSEPADEGSGNVLVGYGTSTSTARRRRVRPAAPSAPAAPRAAAPAAPAAPTAARAPAAPVEGPVPVISPLVRKLARERGIDLRQVRGSGPDGLILRVDVEHASTAQAPAETAPAPAVPAAAPAGAAVERVPLRGVRGAVADKLTRSRREIPDATCWVDADATELMAARAAMNAAGGPKISVLALFARICTAALARYPELNSRVDLEAREIVRLPEVHLGFAAQTDRGLVVPVVRDAHGRSAEDLTAEFARLTEVARAGALTPADLTGGTFTLNNYGVFGVDGSTPIINHPEAAMLGVGRIIPKPWVHGGELAVRQVVQLSLTFDHRVCDGGTAGGFLRYVADCVEQPAVLLRTL; translated from the coding sequence ATGGCCCGGGTGCTGGAGTTCAAGCTGCCGGACCTCGGTGAGGGGCTCACCGAGGCCGAGATCGTGCGCTGGCTCGTGTCGGTCGGCGACGTCGTCGCCATCGACCAGCCCGTGGTGGAGGTCGAGACCGCCAAGGCGATGGTGGAGGTGCCCTGCCCCTACGGCGGCGTCGTCACCGCCCGCTTCGGCGAGGAGGGCGAGGAGCTGCCCGTCGGCGCCCCGCTGCTGACCGTCGCCGTCGGTGCCGAGGAGGAGGCGCCCGCCGCCTCCGGTGGCGCCGGGGCTGCGGCCGGACCCGCCGCGGGCGGCTCCTCCGAGCCCGCCGACGAGGGCTCCGGGAACGTGCTGGTCGGCTACGGCACGAGTACGTCCACGGCGCGCAGGCGGCGCGTCCGCCCGGCGGCGCCGAGCGCCCCCGCCGCGCCGCGGGCCGCCGCGCCGGCCGCGCCCGCGGCGCCGACGGCCGCGCGGGCGCCCGCCGCACCGGTGGAAGGACCGGTGCCGGTGATCTCGCCGCTCGTGCGGAAGCTCGCGCGGGAGCGCGGGATCGACCTGCGGCAGGTGCGCGGATCCGGCCCCGACGGGCTGATCCTGCGGGTGGACGTCGAGCACGCCTCGACGGCGCAGGCCCCGGCGGAGACGGCCCCGGCCCCCGCCGTACCGGCCGCCGCGCCGGCGGGCGCCGCCGTGGAGCGGGTGCCGCTGCGCGGGGTGCGCGGTGCGGTCGCCGACAAGCTGACCCGCAGCCGCCGGGAGATCCCGGACGCCACGTGCTGGGTCGACGCCGACGCGACGGAGCTCATGGCGGCCCGCGCCGCGATGAACGCCGCCGGAGGTCCGAAGATCTCCGTCCTGGCGCTGTTCGCCCGGATCTGCACCGCGGCGCTCGCCCGCTATCCGGAGCTGAACTCCCGCGTGGACCTGGAGGCCCGCGAGATCGTCCGGTTGCCCGAGGTGCACCTGGGCTTCGCCGCCCAGACCGACCGCGGGCTCGTCGTGCCGGTCGTCCGCGACGCGCACGGCCGCTCCGCCGAGGACCTCACGGCCGAGTTCGCCCGCCTCACCGAGGTGGCCCGCGCCGGGGCGCTGACCCCGGCGGACCTGACGGGCGGCACGTTCACGCTGAACAACTACGGCGTGTTCGGCGTCGACGGCTCCACGCCGATCATCAACCACCCCGAGGCGGCGATGCTCGGTGTCGGCCGGATCATCCCCAAGCCGTGGGTGCACGGCGGGGAGCTGGCGGTCCGCCAGGTCGTCCAGCTCTCCCTGACGTTCGACCACCGGGTGTGCGACGGCGGTACGGCGGGCGGGTTCCTGCGGTACGTCGCCGACTGCGTCGAGCAGCCCGCCGTGCTGCTGCGCACCCTGTAG
- a CDS encoding 3-hydroxyacyl-CoA dehydrogenase gives MTDTGATTRAAGAAVAPDRTVAVVGAGTMGQGIAQVALVAGHPVRLYDAAPGRAEQAARAVAGRLDRLVAKGRMAPEERDAAAARLHPAAGLDELADAALVVEAVVERLDVKQELFKALEKVVGDDCLLATNTSSLSVTAIGGALRLPGRFVGMHFFNPAPLLPLVEVVSGFATDTACATRAYETARAWGKTPVACADTPGFIVNRLARPFYAEAFAVYEERAADPATIDAVLRESGGFRMGAFELTDLIGQDVNEAVTTSVWEAFFQDPRFRPSLAQRRLVEAGMLGRKTGRGWYAYDDQGVQRPEPHTAEPADPPAYVVVEGDLAPFGELLDMIRASGVPLRQQEEDGGTRLELPSGGQLAPADGQTSVEFSDVVYFDLALDYREATRIALAAGPDTSPETLAQATGLFQALGKKVSVIGDVPGMIVARTVARLVDLAREAVAKGVASEEDVDTAMRLGVNYPLGPIEWGRRLGRGWAYEVLEEMHRRDPSGRYAPSLALYRHSYAEDGAGAPDAAGGAPDTADPAGTAGERREDGR, from the coding sequence ATGACCGACACAGGCGCCACCACACGGGCGGCCGGGGCCGCCGTCGCACCCGACCGGACCGTCGCCGTCGTCGGGGCGGGGACCATGGGCCAGGGGATCGCGCAGGTCGCGCTGGTCGCCGGCCATCCCGTACGCCTCTACGACGCCGCACCCGGCCGAGCCGAGCAGGCCGCGCGGGCCGTCGCCGGTCGGCTGGACCGGCTGGTCGCCAAGGGCCGGATGGCCCCCGAGGAGCGGGACGCCGCCGCCGCGCGCCTCCACCCGGCCGCGGGCCTGGACGAGCTGGCCGACGCCGCCCTCGTCGTGGAGGCGGTCGTGGAGCGCCTCGACGTCAAGCAGGAGCTGTTCAAGGCCCTGGAGAAGGTGGTGGGCGACGACTGCCTCCTGGCCACCAACACCTCCTCGCTCTCCGTCACCGCGATCGGCGGGGCGCTGCGCCTGCCCGGCCGCTTCGTGGGCATGCACTTCTTCAACCCGGCGCCGCTGCTGCCGCTCGTCGAGGTCGTCAGCGGCTTCGCCACGGACACCGCCTGCGCCACGCGCGCGTACGAGACGGCCCGCGCCTGGGGCAAGACCCCCGTGGCCTGCGCCGACACCCCCGGCTTCATCGTCAACCGCCTCGCCCGCCCCTTCTACGCCGAGGCGTTCGCGGTGTACGAGGAGCGGGCCGCGGACCCGGCCACCATCGACGCCGTGCTGCGCGAGTCCGGCGGCTTCCGCATGGGCGCGTTCGAGCTGACCGACCTCATCGGCCAGGACGTCAACGAGGCCGTCACCACCTCGGTGTGGGAGGCGTTCTTCCAGGACCCCCGGTTCCGCCCCTCGCTCGCCCAGCGGCGCCTGGTCGAGGCGGGGATGCTCGGCCGCAAGACCGGGCGGGGCTGGTACGCGTACGACGACCAGGGCGTCCAGCGACCCGAGCCGCACACGGCGGAGCCGGCCGACCCGCCCGCGTACGTCGTGGTCGAGGGGGACCTCGCGCCCTTCGGTGAGCTGCTCGACATGATCCGCGCGTCCGGTGTGCCCCTCCGGCAGCAGGAGGAGGACGGCGGCACGCGCCTGGAGCTGCCGAGCGGCGGCCAGCTCGCCCCGGCCGACGGCCAGACCTCCGTCGAGTTCAGCGACGTCGTCTACTTCGACCTCGCCCTCGACTACCGCGAGGCGACCCGCATCGCCCTGGCCGCCGGGCCCGACACGTCCCCGGAGACGCTCGCCCAGGCGACCGGCCTGTTCCAGGCGCTCGGCAAGAAGGTCAGCGTCATCGGCGACGTGCCCGGCATGATCGTCGCGCGGACCGTGGCGCGCCTCGTCGACCTCGCGCGCGAGGCGGTCGCCAAGGGCGTCGCCTCCGAGGAGGACGTGGACACCGCGATGCGGCTCGGCGTCAACTACCCGCTGGGGCCGATCGAGTGGGGCCGCAGGCTCGGCCGGGGCTGGGCGTACGAGGTCCTGGAGGAGATGCACCGGCGCGACCCCTCCGGCCGGTACGCGCCGTCCCTCGCGCTGTACCGCCACTCCTACGCCGAGGACGGGGCCGGTGCGCCGGACGCGGCCGGCGGAGCGCCCGACACCGCCGACCCGGCGGGCACCGCGGGCGAGCGGCGGGAGGACGGGCGATGA
- a CDS encoding alpha-ketoacid dehydrogenase subunit beta: MTTVATRAAARTAAKPATMAQALNRAMRDAMAEDPTVHVMGEDVGTLGGVFRVTDGLAKEFGEDRCTDTPLAEAGILGTAVGMAMYGLRPVVEMQFDAFAYPAFEQLVSHVSRMRNRTRGAMPMPLVVRVPYGGGIGGVEHHSDSSEVYYMATPGLHVVTPATVEDAYGLLRAAIASDDPVVFLEPKRLYWSKSDWSPENPAAVEPIGRAVVRRGGRSATLISYGPSVPVCLEAAEAARAEGWDLEVVDLRSLVPFDDETVCASVRRTGRAVVVHEATGFAGPGAEIAARVTERCFHHLEAPVLRVTGFDIPYPPPMLERHHLPGVDRILDAVARLQWEAQS, encoded by the coding sequence ATGACCACCGTGGCGACCAGGGCGGCGGCCAGGACGGCGGCCAAGCCCGCCACCATGGCGCAGGCCCTCAACCGGGCCATGCGCGACGCGATGGCCGAGGACCCCACCGTCCACGTGATGGGGGAGGACGTGGGCACGCTCGGCGGCGTCTTCCGCGTCACCGACGGCCTGGCCAAGGAGTTCGGCGAGGACCGCTGCACGGACACCCCGCTCGCCGAGGCGGGCATCCTCGGCACGGCCGTCGGCATGGCGATGTACGGGCTGCGGCCGGTCGTCGAGATGCAGTTCGACGCCTTCGCCTACCCGGCGTTCGAGCAGCTCGTCAGCCATGTCTCCCGGATGCGCAACCGCACGCGGGGCGCCATGCCGATGCCGCTGGTCGTCCGCGTGCCGTACGGCGGCGGCATCGGCGGCGTCGAGCACCACAGCGACTCGTCCGAGGTCTACTACATGGCGACCCCGGGGCTCCACGTCGTCACCCCGGCGACGGTCGAGGACGCCTACGGGCTGCTGCGCGCCGCCATCGCCTCCGACGACCCGGTCGTCTTCCTGGAGCCCAAGCGGCTGTACTGGTCGAAGTCCGACTGGTCGCCGGAGAACCCGGCGGCGGTGGAGCCGATCGGCCGCGCCGTGGTGCGCCGCGGCGGACGCAGCGCCACGCTGATCTCCTACGGCCCGTCCGTGCCGGTCTGCCTGGAAGCCGCCGAGGCGGCCCGCGCCGAGGGCTGGGACCTGGAGGTCGTCGACCTGCGCTCGCTGGTGCCGTTCGACGACGAGACGGTCTGCGCGTCGGTGCGGCGCACGGGCCGCGCGGTCGTGGTCCACGAGGCCACCGGCTTCGCCGGGCCCGGTGCGGAGATCGCCGCGCGGGTCACCGAGCGGTGCTTCCACCACCTGGAGGCGCCGGTGCTGCGGGTGACCGGGTTCGACATCCCGTACCCGCCGCCCATGCTGGAGCGGCACCACCTGCCGGGAGTCGACCGGATCCTCGACGCGGTCGCCCGGCTCCAGTGGGAGGCGCAGAGCTGA
- a CDS encoding TrmH family RNA methyltransferase — MSSETRTDDTPLQYDDGYGPGVGVGPHPLPWPEDGRYDPQLLAEGDRRNVVDRYRYWTREAIVADLDTRRHDFHVAVENWGHDFNIGSVVRTANAFLAKEVHIVGRRRWNRRGAMVTDRYQHVRHHPDTGSLTSWAAAEGLPVIGIDNLPGAVPLERTVLPRRCVLLFGQEGPGLTEEAREHAAMVCSIAQFGSTRSINAGAAAAIAMHAWVQRYAEIGDSPA, encoded by the coding sequence GTGAGCAGCGAGACGCGGACGGACGACACCCCCCTCCAGTACGACGACGGCTACGGCCCCGGGGTCGGCGTCGGGCCGCACCCGCTGCCCTGGCCTGAGGACGGGCGGTACGACCCCCAGCTGCTCGCCGAGGGCGACCGGCGCAACGTGGTCGACCGCTACCGGTACTGGACGCGCGAGGCGATCGTCGCCGACCTGGACACCCGCCGCCACGACTTCCACGTGGCGGTGGAGAACTGGGGCCACGACTTCAACATCGGGTCCGTCGTGCGGACCGCCAACGCCTTCCTGGCGAAGGAGGTCCACATCGTCGGCCGCCGCCGCTGGAACCGGCGCGGCGCCATGGTGACCGACCGGTACCAGCACGTCCGCCACCACCCGGACACCGGGTCGCTGACGTCCTGGGCGGCGGCGGAGGGGCTGCCGGTCATCGGCATCGACAACCTGCCGGGAGCGGTCCCGCTGGAGCGGACGGTCCTGCCGCGCCGCTGTGTGCTGCTCTTCGGTCAGGAGGGGCCTGGCCTCACGGAGGAGGCCCGCGAGCACGCGGCGATGGTGTGCTCCATCGCGCAGTTCGGCTCGACGCGGTCCATCAACGCCGGGGCGGCGGCGGCCATCGCCATGCACGCCTGGGTCCAGCGGTACGCGGAGATCGGCGACTCCCCCGCCTGA
- the pdhA gene encoding pyruvate dehydrogenase (acetyl-transferring) E1 component subunit alpha, with translation MTVQELPGAASYRPVPPPAWKPRTDPAPLLPDPEPYRVLGTEAAGGFAPDVLRRLYAELVRGRRYNTQATALTKQGRLAVYPSSTGQEACEVAAALVLEERDWLFPSYRDTLAAVARGLDPVEALTLLRGDWHTGYDPREHRIAPLSTPLATQLPHAVGLAHAARLRGDDVVALAMIGDGGTSEGDFHEALNFAAVWQAPVVFLVQNNGFAISVPLAKQTAAPSLAHKAVGYGMPGRLVDGNDAAAVHQVLSEAVARARRGGGPTLVEAVTYRIDAHTNADDATRYRVDDEVEAWRRHDPVKLLERELTERGLIDEDGIREAADQAEDMAARLRERMNADAVLDPMDLFTHVYAEQTAQLREQAAQLRAELDAEAEGDDR, from the coding sequence ATGACGGTCCAAGAGCTGCCCGGCGCGGCCTCTTACCGACCCGTTCCGCCGCCGGCGTGGAAGCCGCGTACGGACCCCGCGCCGCTGCTCCCGGACCCCGAGCCGTACCGGGTGCTGGGCACGGAGGCGGCGGGCGGCTTCGCCCCCGACGTGCTGCGCCGGCTCTACGCCGAGCTGGTGCGCGGCCGCCGGTACAACACGCAGGCGACGGCGCTGACCAAGCAGGGCCGGCTCGCCGTGTACCCGTCCAGCACGGGCCAGGAGGCCTGCGAGGTGGCGGCGGCACTCGTCCTGGAGGAGCGGGACTGGCTGTTCCCGTCGTACCGGGACACGCTGGCGGCCGTGGCGCGCGGACTCGACCCCGTCGAGGCGCTGACCCTGCTGCGGGGCGACTGGCACACCGGGTACGACCCGCGCGAGCACCGTATCGCCCCCCTGTCCACCCCGCTCGCCACACAGCTCCCGCACGCCGTGGGCCTGGCCCACGCGGCGCGCCTGCGGGGCGACGACGTCGTGGCGCTGGCGATGATCGGCGACGGCGGCACCAGCGAGGGCGACTTCCACGAGGCGCTGAACTTCGCCGCCGTGTGGCAGGCGCCCGTCGTCTTCCTCGTGCAGAACAACGGATTCGCGATCTCCGTGCCGCTCGCGAAGCAGACCGCGGCCCCCTCGCTCGCCCACAAGGCCGTCGGTTACGGCATGCCCGGCCGGCTGGTCGACGGCAACGACGCCGCGGCCGTGCACCAGGTGCTCTCCGAGGCGGTGGCCCGCGCCCGGCGCGGCGGCGGCCCCACCCTCGTCGAGGCGGTCACGTACCGGATCGACGCCCACACCAACGCCGACGACGCGACCCGCTACCGGGTGGACGACGAGGTCGAGGCGTGGCGGCGGCACGACCCGGTGAAGCTTCTGGAGCGCGAGCTGACGGAGCGTGGGCTCATCGACGAGGACGGGATCCGGGAGGCGGCCGACCAGGCCGAGGACATGGCGGCGCGGCTGCGTGAGCGGATGAACGCCGACGCCGTACTCGACCCGATGGACCTGTTCACCCACGTCTACGCGGAGCAGACCGCGCAGCTGCGGGAGCAGGCCGCGCAGCTGCGGGCCGAACTGGACGCCGAAGCGGAAGGCGACGACCGATGA
- a CDS encoding Lrp/AsnC family transcriptional regulator, with the protein MGAEQMADGGEQVPPDGDRAAPPRPLDAIDRDILRILQTDGRASIRSVAERVHVSRANAYARINRLIDDGVIRGFSARVNHERAGQGASAYITLKIVQNSWRTVREQLRALPGAAHIALVSGDFDVLLLVHTPDNRTLRELVLTRLQAIPEVLSTRTLLVFEETDLNRPPAVDEV; encoded by the coding sequence ATGGGAGCTGAACAAATGGCCGACGGCGGGGAACAGGTGCCGCCGGACGGCGACCGCGCCGCGCCGCCGCGCCCGCTCGACGCCATCGACCGCGACATCCTGCGGATCCTCCAGACGGATGGCCGGGCGTCCATACGGTCGGTCGCCGAGCGGGTCCACGTGTCGCGCGCGAACGCGTACGCACGGATCAACCGGCTCATCGACGACGGGGTGATCCGCGGCTTCAGCGCCCGCGTGAACCACGAGCGGGCGGGGCAGGGGGCGTCCGCGTACATCACGCTGAAGATCGTCCAGAATTCCTGGCGCACGGTGCGCGAGCAGCTGCGGGCGCTGCCGGGGGCGGCGCACATCGCCCTGGTCAGCGGGGACTTCGACGTACTGCTGCTGGTGCACACCCCGGACAACCGCACGCTGCGGGAGCTGGTGCTGACCAGGCTCCAGGCGATCCCGGAGGTGCTGTCCACGCGCACGCTGCTGGTGTTCGAGGAGACCGACCTCAACCGCCCGCCGGCGGTGGACGAGGTGTGA